One region of Synechococcus elongatus PCC 11801 genomic DNA includes:
- a CDS encoding GUN4 domain-containing protein produces MDDKSDRDLDQRLAALEARINSYNQLSSRIERLEQAVNSIKEQLNYLKSITRSIQELQQEVQQEQSVLSHLEASIENLQDDLLMISDIDTFQRLQNFLKRREFKEADQETAKILMNIINKNSDTISPEDIEKYPLGPLRITDRLWQKYSNGKFGFSVQLQSYRDLGGSLNTLIAQDQDLMFQFFDRIGWRQKGEFIFHQDWQVDSSSPTGFLPLSWWITPYGLKIGNFILARLIKLGF; encoded by the coding sequence ATGGATGACAAGAGCGATCGTGATTTAGATCAACGTCTAGCAGCTCTTGAGGCGAGAATTAATAGTTACAATCAACTATCAAGCAGAATTGAAAGGCTTGAACAGGCTGTCAACAGCATTAAAGAGCAGCTAAATTATCTTAAATCGATAACACGATCTATTCAAGAACTTCAGCAAGAAGTTCAACAAGAACAGTCTGTCCTCTCTCATCTAGAAGCTTCAATCGAGAATCTACAAGATGATTTACTAATGATTTCTGATATTGACACTTTTCAAAGACTTCAGAATTTTCTCAAGAGAAGAGAGTTTAAAGAGGCAGACCAAGAAACTGCAAAAATATTAATGAATATTATCAACAAAAATTCAGACACTATTTCTCCTGAAGACATTGAAAAATATCCTCTTGGGCCTCTAAGAATTACTGATAGGCTTTGGCAAAAGTATAGTAATGGCAAATTTGGATTTAGTGTCCAGCTACAGAGCTATCGTGACCTTGGAGGTAGTCTCAACACACTCATTGCCCAAGATCAAGATTTAATGTTTCAGTTCTTTGACCGTATTGGTTGGCGCCAAAAGGGTGAGTTCATCTTTCATCAAGATTGGCAAGTTGATTCCTCATCTCCAACAGGTTTCTTGCCTTTATCTTGGTGGATCACTCCCTACGGCCTCAAGATTGGCAACTTTATTTTAGCTCGACTCATTAAGCTTGGATTCTAG
- a CDS encoding efflux RND transporter periplasmic adaptor subunit produces MKNSKSLLSQHSFPFLLGVVLALPIFSTSCRPVLEADAQTPSIATEIITLQTNLTKNSTEFVGSLEAAQIAEVRPEIQGRVERIIVSPGQSVDVGRSLLVLKADETLPQLQGSLAALDVAIGGRENALKALDIARAQRDTARSDLNLKIINTKRVQQLVADGALAQIYLDEVLAKQDAARNSLKAAEEQVAAAQVAITQADAKIREARAQAQSSGVSLGFKNVVAPIAGVVDDILVKVGDYVTTGQPVTRITQTDMFYLNIEVPAEKANQLKIGLAVELLDPSNGQQLATGSLVFISPTVKFNAQGILTKAQFQNVNSKLRDGQFVAARLIWGVQPGILVPTGAISRISGKSFVFVVDKKPNQKGQPVVRLQPVELGPIQGNQYQIKSGLKTGDRIAVTNVLRLRDGAVIQSHN; encoded by the coding sequence ATGAAAAATTCTAAATCTCTTTTATCTCAGCACTCTTTCCCTTTTCTGCTTGGTGTGGTTCTTGCTCTGCCGATCTTTAGTACATCCTGTCGGCCAGTGCTTGAGGCCGATGCTCAAACTCCAAGTATTGCTACAGAGATAATTACTTTACAGACAAATCTCACTAAAAATAGTACTGAGTTTGTGGGTAGCTTAGAAGCGGCTCAGATTGCCGAAGTTCGACCTGAGATTCAGGGGCGAGTTGAGCGTATTATTGTTTCACCAGGGCAAAGTGTAGATGTTGGGAGATCGCTGCTAGTTTTGAAAGCAGACGAAACACTTCCTCAGTTGCAAGGGTCCTTAGCTGCTCTTGATGTGGCTATTGGTGGTCGAGAAAATGCTCTAAAAGCCCTAGATATTGCAAGAGCACAGCGAGATACTGCTCGCTCTGATTTGAATCTCAAAATTATTAATACTAAACGGGTTCAGCAACTGGTTGCAGATGGAGCACTTGCGCAAATTTATTTAGATGAAGTGTTAGCTAAACAAGATGCGGCTCGTAACAGCCTAAAAGCAGCTGAAGAGCAGGTTGCCGCAGCACAAGTCGCTATTACACAAGCTGATGCAAAAATTCGAGAGGCTCGTGCTCAGGCACAATCTTCTGGAGTCAGTCTTGGTTTTAAGAACGTCGTTGCTCCAATTGCTGGAGTAGTTGATGACATTCTAGTAAAAGTAGGAGATTACGTCACTACAGGTCAACCAGTCACTCGGATAACGCAGACAGATATGTTTTATCTGAATATTGAAGTACCTGCTGAAAAGGCCAATCAACTGAAGATAGGATTAGCAGTAGAGTTGCTAGATCCTAGTAATGGACAGCAGTTGGCAACAGGTAGCTTAGTCTTTATTTCTCCAACGGTTAAATTTAATGCTCAAGGTATTTTAACAAAAGCTCAGTTTCAAAATGTTAATAGTAAGCTGAGAGATGGTCAATTTGTTGCTGCGCGTTTGATCTGGGGAGTTCAACCTGGTATCTTGGTGCCGACAGGAGCAATTTCCCGAATTAGTGGTAAGAGCTTCGTATTCGTAGTTGATAAAAAGCCTAATCAAAAAGGCCAGCCAGTTGTCCGATTACAGCCTGTTGAACTAGGTCCAATTCAGGGCAATCAATATCAAATCAAATCTGGCCTTAAAACGGGCGATCGCATTGCAGTAACAAATGTTTTGAGACTGAGAGATGGTGCGGTAATCCAATCCCACAATTAA
- a CDS encoding carbohydrate ABC transporter permease, which yields MTALRDRLSPYLFLAPALTILGLTVFWPALQAFYFSFTRFDYNLTRSPQWVGLENFQRLINDAVFWKTLGNTFIYLIGVVPLLVFLPLGLAILVNRPLRGITLFRLAYYTPVIVSIVVAGIAWRWLYAETGLLNQLGQLVFGERFQPIPWLTSPALALFSVMAVTVWKGLGYYMVIYLAGLQGIPGELYEAAALDGSDGWRRHWDITLPLMRPYLVLVAVISAISATKVFEEVFIMTQGGPLNSSKTVVYYVYQQAFQKLEVSYACTVGLALFLVVLTLSLLRLRFGASDPVL from the coding sequence ATGACTGCATTGCGCGATCGCCTGTCTCCCTATCTGTTCTTGGCACCGGCGCTGACAATTTTGGGTCTGACAGTATTTTGGCCAGCGCTGCAGGCTTTTTATTTCAGCTTCACCCGCTTCGACTACAACTTGACGCGATCGCCCCAGTGGGTCGGCCTAGAAAATTTCCAGCGACTGATCAACGATGCCGTCTTCTGGAAAACCCTTGGCAACACGTTTATCTATCTCATTGGTGTTGTGCCGCTGCTGGTCTTTCTGCCCTTGGGACTGGCGATCTTGGTCAATCGCCCACTGCGCGGCATTACCCTCTTTCGCTTGGCCTACTACACCCCCGTGATCGTCTCGATCGTGGTGGCGGGAATTGCTTGGCGGTGGCTCTATGCCGAAACAGGGCTACTCAACCAACTAGGGCAACTGGTGTTTGGTGAACGATTCCAACCGATTCCTTGGCTGACGAGTCCAGCGCTAGCCCTCTTCAGCGTTATGGCAGTCACCGTCTGGAAAGGTCTGGGCTATTACATGGTGATCTATCTGGCAGGACTGCAAGGGATCCCCGGCGAACTCTACGAAGCCGCTGCTTTGGATGGCTCGGATGGTTGGCGTCGCCATTGGGATATCACGCTGCCGCTGATGCGCCCCTACTTGGTCTTAGTGGCAGTGATTTCGGCAATTTCTGCCACTAAGGTCTTTGAAGAAGTCTTCATCATGACCCAAGGTGGCCCACTGAATAGTTCCAAAACGGTTGTCTATTACGTCTACCAACAGGCCTTTCAAAAGCTGGAAGTGAGTTATGCCTGCACCGTGGGTCTAGCGCTCTTTTTAGTTGTTTTGACGTTATCCCTGCTGCGCCTTCGCTTTGGGGCTAGCGATCCAGTCCTATAA
- the aroB gene encoding 3-dehydroquinate synthase: MSVQIPVALPQNAYEIAIAHGGLAAAGSWLQQAGLKAGTKLLVVTNPAIGRRYGDRLVAALKEAGFIVNCLTLPAGERYKTPATVQRIYDKALELRLERRSALVALGGGVIGDMTGFAAATWLRGISFVQIPTSLLAMVDASIGGKTGVNHPRGKNLIGAFHQPKLVLIDPETLQTLPVREFRAGMAEVIKYGVIWDRDLFERLEASPRLDRPRSLPADLLTLILERSCRAKAEVVAKDEKESGLRAILNYGHTIGHAVESLTGYRVVNHGEAVAIGMVAAGRLAVALGLWNQEECDRQEAVIAKAGLPTRLPEGLDQAAIVDALQLDKKVQAGKVRFILPTTLGHVTITDQVPSQTLQEVLQAIA; this comes from the coding sequence ATGTCCGTTCAAATCCCTGTTGCTCTGCCGCAAAACGCCTACGAGATTGCGATCGCTCACGGGGGACTGGCAGCAGCGGGCAGTTGGCTGCAACAAGCAGGTCTGAAGGCTGGCACCAAACTTCTGGTCGTCACCAACCCCGCGATCGGGCGGCGCTATGGCGATCGCCTCGTAGCAGCACTGAAAGAAGCAGGCTTTATCGTCAACTGCCTCACCCTACCGGCTGGCGAGCGCTACAAAACGCCAGCAACGGTTCAACGCATCTATGACAAAGCCCTAGAACTCCGGCTGGAGCGCCGTTCGGCTTTGGTCGCCTTAGGTGGCGGCGTGATTGGCGACATGACCGGATTTGCAGCGGCAACCTGGCTGCGCGGGATTAGCTTTGTGCAGATTCCAACTTCACTGCTGGCGATGGTTGATGCTTCGATTGGTGGTAAAACCGGCGTCAATCATCCCCGTGGCAAGAACCTGATCGGGGCGTTTCATCAACCCAAGCTGGTGTTGATCGATCCAGAAACGCTACAGACCCTGCCCGTACGGGAGTTCCGTGCCGGCATGGCTGAGGTGATTAAGTACGGTGTGATCTGGGATCGGGATCTGTTTGAACGGTTGGAAGCGAGCCCCCGTCTCGATCGCCCGCGATCACTACCGGCTGATTTGCTGACCCTAATCTTGGAGCGCTCCTGTCGTGCCAAAGCAGAAGTGGTTGCGAAGGATGAGAAAGAGTCAGGTTTGCGGGCCATCCTCAACTACGGCCATACGATTGGCCACGCAGTCGAAAGTCTGACGGGCTATCGCGTCGTTAACCATGGCGAAGCTGTGGCGATCGGTATGGTTGCTGCAGGACGGCTGGCTGTGGCGCTAGGGCTCTGGAATCAAGAGGAATGCGATCGCCAAGAAGCCGTGATTGCTAAAGCAGGCTTGCCGACCCGATTACCTGAGGGCTTGGATCAAGCGGCGATCGTTGATGCTTTGCAACTCGACAAAAAAGTGCAGGCAGGCAAGGTACGGTTCATTCTGCCGACGACGCTCGGTCACGTCACGATTACCGATCAAGTCCCTAGCCAAACCCTGCAAGAGGTTCTGCAGGCGATCGCTTAA
- a CDS encoding MAPEG family protein, with protein MTTDLLCLLILALWTLPLNHIPAIGRASKAGLDWALSNRDRQPEVPEWVGRADRAQRNHLDNLAMIASVILIAQISGKADGTTAIASIVLLLARIAHSLTYLAGLGLPRSLSYLVSVAALLVIVWRLFA; from the coding sequence GTGACCACTGATTTACTCTGCCTGCTGATTCTGGCGCTGTGGACCCTACCGCTGAACCACATCCCTGCTATTGGACGAGCCAGCAAAGCCGGTCTGGATTGGGCGTTGAGCAATCGCGATCGCCAGCCAGAAGTGCCGGAGTGGGTCGGTCGTGCCGATCGCGCTCAACGCAATCATCTCGACAATCTGGCGATGATCGCTAGCGTGATTTTGATTGCCCAGATCAGTGGCAAAGCCGATGGCACCACTGCGATCGCCTCGATTGTGCTGCTGTTGGCCCGCATCGCCCACAGCCTTACCTATTTGGCCGGATTGGGCTTGCCGCGATCGCTCAGTTACCTCGTCTCTGTCGCTGCATTATTAGTGATTGTTTGGCGTCTGTTTGCCTGA